A single Anatilimnocola floriformis DNA region contains:
- a CDS encoding YgaP family membrane protein, whose product MSTTHSINQAVAEQRHASELSQSSEREGGEQLFEVNVGPSERTLSLVGGTVLLGLGLSRGSMSGLAMLAMGGALAFRGATGHCSVYQSLGKSTAET is encoded by the coding sequence ATGTCAACGACTCATTCGATCAATCAAGCTGTGGCAGAGCAGAGGCACGCTAGCGAGTTATCGCAGTCATCCGAACGAGAGGGAGGCGAGCAGCTGTTCGAAGTGAATGTAGGTCCGTCGGAACGGACGCTTTCGCTCGTTGGTGGCACAGTTTTACTCGGCTTGGGACTCAGCCGTGGTAGCATGAGTGGCTTAGCCATGCTCGCCATGGGCGGAGCTCTGGCGTTCCGGGGTGCCACAGGCCATTGCTCGGTATACCAATCCCTCGGTAAATCTACTGCGGAGACCTAG